The following are from one region of the Pseudodesulfovibrio piezophilus C1TLV30 genome:
- a CDS encoding substrate-binding periplasmic protein gives MKRVFVCLLLFAILLPVPGMALTPMRVSTSIKPPFSTHDQTGFFDLLILELGRRIEREIEFIRLPPGRALVSANDGKCDMELPRIGGLQTEYPNLIQIPEKVIEYQFVAFSRTGKGFSCWEALRNRRVGYLLGWKIFEKNVPDSVGVTHLRNPDIMFHMLDQGRIDVALYELYAGKAKLRELGTHGIKVCCPPLAVRPMYIYLHKSQAYLSSRIANCLKAMKADGTYLRILHQALGQ, from the coding sequence ATGAAACGTGTTTTTGTCTGTTTACTCCTGTTTGCGATCCTTCTGCCTGTTCCGGGGATGGCCTTGACTCCTATGAGAGTCAGCACCTCTATCAAGCCGCCGTTTTCGACTCATGATCAGACAGGTTTTTTTGATCTGCTGATCCTGGAGCTTGGCAGGCGGATCGAGAGGGAAATTGAATTCATCCGTCTTCCTCCGGGGAGGGCGCTCGTCTCTGCCAATGACGGGAAATGTGATATGGAATTGCCTCGAATCGGCGGTTTGCAGACAGAATATCCAAACTTGATTCAGATACCGGAAAAAGTCATAGAGTATCAATTTGTCGCTTTTTCCCGCACGGGAAAAGGGTTTTCCTGTTGGGAAGCGCTCCGTAATCGTCGGGTCGGCTATCTCCTTGGCTGGAAAATCTTTGAAAAGAATGTGCCTGATTCAGTCGGAGTGACGCATTTGCGAAATCCCGACATCATGTTTCACATGCTTGACCAGGGACGAATTGATGTGGCGCTGTATGAATTGTATGCCGGGAAAGCTAAGCTCCGTGAACTGGGAACTCATGGTATCAAGGTTTGCTGCCCGCCCCTTGCTGTCAGGCCCATGTATATTTACCTCCATAAAAGTCAGGCGTATCTTTCCTCACGGATTGCCAATTGCCTCAAGGCCATGAAAGCTGACGGCACGTATTTGAGGATATTGCACCAGGCATTGGGACAATGA
- a CDS encoding Rne/Rng family ribonuclease gives MTVIKKRRQKMFISVLPGEQVEVVIAEEGKVNEYYVEMVHQAKTKGNIYKGYIHNIDNGLQAAFINYGAERNGFLQIDEVHPEYYMGSPATKKGQRFPLMQKVLKPGQEVLVQVVKEPTGKKGAFLTSYLSLPGRSFVYTVGRSQMGVSRKIENEKERTRLKKALESFETTEGVGLIARTAAVGQSKAALERDYKYLNRLWTDIRSNAQSEKAPVIVYEELGLAARAVRDYLSTDVTEVYVDDKETFEQVRQFVKLAFPRKNNLVKLHEDHDLSLLERFNLVKQVQEIYSREASMPSGGRLVFDATEALTAVDINSGKIGGERNFQKMALKTNVEAAREIARQLRLRDIGGQVVIDFIEMKNPKDCREVEKVMRAEMKNDRARTDVSRISSFGLMELVRQRLGSSAIAISTEPCPCCKGTGIRRNLEWQALQALKSIHREMHKPGDEVVEYLCEEELAIYLLNHKRKILAELEETYGKEIHVDIEFEYDE, from the coding sequence ATGACCGTCATCAAGAAGAGACGACAGAAGATGTTCATTTCCGTACTGCCGGGAGAACAGGTTGAAGTTGTTATTGCCGAAGAGGGTAAAGTCAACGAGTATTACGTTGAAATGGTCCATCAGGCCAAGACCAAAGGCAATATCTACAAGGGCTACATTCACAATATTGACAACGGGCTTCAAGCCGCGTTCATCAATTATGGCGCGGAGCGGAACGGATTCCTCCAGATAGACGAGGTCCATCCAGAATATTATATGGGCAGCCCGGCGACCAAGAAAGGCCAGCGCTTCCCACTCATGCAGAAGGTCCTCAAGCCCGGCCAGGAAGTCCTTGTCCAGGTCGTTAAGGAACCCACCGGTAAGAAAGGAGCCTTCCTGACTTCCTACCTGTCTTTGCCCGGTCGCAGTTTCGTTTACACTGTGGGGCGTAGCCAGATGGGCGTCTCCCGCAAGATCGAAAATGAAAAGGAGCGCACGCGTCTGAAGAAGGCGCTTGAGTCCTTTGAAACCACCGAAGGAGTGGGGCTTATCGCCCGGACTGCCGCTGTGGGACAGTCTAAGGCCGCTCTGGAGCGTGATTACAAATACCTCAACAGATTATGGACGGATATTCGGTCCAATGCCCAGAGCGAAAAGGCTCCGGTCATTGTCTATGAGGAACTCGGCCTCGCGGCCCGCGCTGTGCGTGATTATCTCAGCACCGACGTGACTGAGGTGTATGTGGATGACAAGGAGACCTTCGAGCAGGTTCGACAGTTCGTCAAACTGGCCTTTCCGCGCAAGAACAACCTCGTCAAGTTGCATGAGGACCATGACCTCAGCCTTCTGGAGCGGTTCAATCTCGTGAAGCAGGTGCAGGAAATTTATTCCCGTGAAGCATCCATGCCGTCTGGCGGGCGACTTGTCTTTGATGCCACCGAAGCGTTGACCGCCGTGGATATCAACTCAGGCAAGATCGGCGGCGAGAGGAATTTTCAGAAGATGGCCCTCAAGACCAACGTGGAAGCCGCACGGGAAATTGCCCGGCAGTTGCGTCTGCGCGATATCGGTGGACAGGTCGTCATCGATTTTATTGAAATGAAAAACCCTAAAGATTGCCGGGAAGTTGAAAAAGTCATGCGTGCCGAGATGAAGAATGATCGCGCGCGGACCGATGTCAGCCGCATCTCCTCTTTCGGATTGATGGAACTTGTTCGGCAACGCCTTGGCTCTTCAGCCATCGCCATTTCCACTGAACCATGTCCCTGTTGCAAGGGAACAGGCATTCGTCGCAATCTGGAATGGCAGGCGCTTCAGGCGTTGAAATCCATTCATCGTGAGATGCACAAGCCCGGCGATGAGGTCGTGGAATATTTATGCGAAGAGGAGTTGGCCATTTACCTACTCAACCACAAGCGCAAGATTCTTGCCGAATTGGAAGAGACCTATGGCAAGGAAATTCATGTGGATATCGAATTTGAATATGATGAA
- a CDS encoding radical SAM protein: protein MAYKYVFGPVLSGRLGRSLGLDLLGGRICSMDCVYCEVGATRDLTLFRKPYVPASDILGELAAWKDEGLAPPDMITLGGLGEPSLNSEMPAVIAGARELFPDTDVAVLTNSTLMTDPSVRTELALADVILPSLDSLVKTEFDAVNRPCAGVDPMDVAHGLMAFRQGFKGKIFLEILLVEGVNDTDANLAKLTEFCKRLTPDRVDVVTTTRPGTVRGTRPVDGAILSRWRMQLERGKEKNCPTATSNLEALSLERVTALVGASLVRRPQTVPQLAGALNVDQTMVRQAVEALVKMGDVVSREDRGETFFHGTGHVLEG from the coding sequence ATGGCTTACAAATACGTTTTCGGTCCCGTACTGAGCGGGCGACTCGGCCGGTCGCTCGGGCTTGATCTTTTGGGTGGCCGTATTTGTTCCATGGACTGTGTATACTGTGAAGTGGGTGCGACCCGCGATTTGACACTCTTTCGCAAACCCTATGTCCCTGCCTCTGATATCCTTGGCGAGCTCGCCGCCTGGAAGGATGAGGGACTGGCCCCACCGGACATGATTACGCTGGGTGGACTCGGTGAACCGAGTCTTAACTCGGAGATGCCGGCTGTTATTGCCGGCGCCAGGGAACTTTTTCCTGACACGGATGTCGCTGTGCTGACAAACTCCACCTTGATGACAGACCCGTCTGTCAGGACGGAGCTGGCACTGGCCGATGTGATCCTGCCGAGCCTTGATTCTCTGGTGAAGACCGAATTCGACGCCGTGAACCGACCGTGCGCCGGAGTTGATCCCATGGACGTCGCCCATGGATTGATGGCATTCAGACAGGGATTCAAGGGAAAGATATTTTTGGAAATTTTGCTTGTTGAGGGAGTCAACGATACTGACGCCAACCTCGCCAAGCTAACGGAATTTTGCAAACGGCTTACCCCGGATCGGGTGGATGTGGTCACAACGACCCGCCCCGGTACGGTCAGAGGAACCCGCCCCGTTGACGGGGCAATCCTGAGCCGTTGGCGCATGCAACTGGAAAGGGGCAAGGAAAAAAACTGCCCGACAGCGACTTCGAATTTGGAAGCACTGTCCCTGGAGCGGGTGACCGCTCTTGTCGGGGCATCCCTGGTTCGAAGGCCGCAGACAGTTCCCCAGTTGGCCGGAGCCTTGAACGTGGACCAGACGATGGTCCGCCAGGCCGTGGAAGCCCTCGTGAAGATGGGCGACGTCGTCTCTCGGGAAGACCGGGGCGAGACATTCTTCCACGGCACGGGGCACGTTCTCGAGGGCTAG
- a CDS encoding thioredoxin family protein has translation MTPSTDLIVCPACRAINRVQAGREAQATCGKCGGKVYEPHVLELVGMTFDRHIAKTGIPVLVDFYSPTCGPCLMMGPQFEEAARLLYPSVRFGRIDTSAEHSVAARFDIMSVPTLVLFKNGREIARQPGAMNAHDIVAWARKNL, from the coding sequence ATGACTCCATCGACAGATCTTATCGTTTGCCCGGCATGTCGGGCCATCAACAGGGTTCAGGCTGGTCGGGAAGCTCAGGCAACATGTGGCAAATGCGGTGGCAAGGTCTATGAGCCACATGTGCTGGAATTGGTCGGCATGACTTTTGATCGGCATATCGCCAAAACAGGCATTCCCGTGTTGGTGGATTTCTATTCACCGACATGCGGTCCCTGCCTGATGATGGGACCACAATTCGAGGAAGCTGCGCGATTGCTGTATCCTTCGGTGCGTTTTGGCAGAATTGACACCTCTGCGGAGCACAGCGTTGCTGCTCGGTTTGATATCATGTCCGTTCCGACGCTGGTTCTTTTCAAGAACGGTCGGGAAATTGCCCGCCAGCCGGGGGCGATGAACGCCCATGATATTGTCGCTTGGGCACGAAAAAATCTTTAA
- a CDS encoding PaaI family thioesterase: MPTPYLEQVRKKDQQVNPLFLSHGIEVESIAVDRAVLRLEVTSGLIQGGGVVAGGIVASLLDGAMAHAVLGGNKQGEVASTIDMNVCFYHPVLNGECITCEGWVDKRGSRIVFAGAVALVEGREVAKATASFMIVH, encoded by the coding sequence ATGCCCACTCCATATCTTGAACAGGTCCGAAAAAAGGATCAACAGGTCAACCCGTTGTTTCTTTCACATGGAATAGAAGTCGAATCCATTGCCGTGGATCGGGCCGTCCTTCGTCTTGAGGTTACTTCCGGATTGATACAAGGCGGTGGTGTGGTTGCCGGAGGCATTGTTGCCTCCCTCTTGGATGGTGCCATGGCTCACGCTGTTCTGGGGGGCAACAAGCAGGGTGAGGTGGCATCGACCATTGATATGAATGTTTGCTTCTACCACCCGGTTCTCAACGGAGAATGCATCACATGTGAGGGATGGGTGGACAAGCGCGGCAGCCGGATTGTTTTTGCCGGGGCCGTGGCCTTGGTGGAGGGGCGCGAGGTAGCCAAGGCAACGGCATCATTCATGATCGTTCACTAG
- a CDS encoding tRNA (adenine-N1)-methyltransferase: MLEAGQLILLISHKGKRYLRKLEAGGEVHTHDGKLLMDEVAEAGFGQYVKTHLGRPYLILKPTLHDLIKGVKRQTQIMYPKEIGYLMMKLGIGPGSTVIESGTGSGGLTTALAWFVGDTGKVITYERRADFFKLAGKNLQRVGLDHRVEQINQNIEDGFLHSGADALFLDVRTPWEYLQSIPSAVIPGAMCGFLLPTVNQVSDLLRGLEAGPFAELEVLEILVRRWKPVADRLRPDDRMVAHTGFLVFARYMEPPKAAPKPETDAEPKVEAAPLSQDAVKPEETLPQADALPENTPSDMGKTNTDDV, from the coding sequence ATGCTCGAAGCCGGACAACTCATATTGCTTATCAGCCACAAGGGAAAACGATATCTTCGCAAGCTCGAAGCAGGCGGGGAAGTTCATACCCATGATGGCAAACTGCTCATGGATGAAGTGGCGGAGGCCGGATTCGGCCAGTACGTCAAAACCCATCTTGGGCGACCATATCTCATTTTGAAACCAACCCTGCACGACCTGATCAAAGGCGTGAAGCGACAGACCCAGATCATGTATCCCAAGGAAATCGGCTATCTGATGATGAAGCTCGGCATCGGTCCAGGCTCCACTGTCATTGAATCAGGAACCGGTTCCGGTGGCCTGACCACCGCCCTGGCCTGGTTTGTGGGCGATACCGGCAAGGTCATTACCTATGAACGCCGTGCCGACTTTTTCAAACTTGCCGGGAAAAACCTGCAACGGGTCGGCCTTGACCACCGTGTCGAGCAGATCAACCAGAATATCGAGGACGGCTTCCTCCACTCTGGTGCGGACGCGCTCTTCCTTGATGTCCGTACCCCGTGGGAATATCTGCAGTCCATCCCGAGCGCAGTCATCCCTGGTGCCATGTGTGGTTTCTTGCTGCCAACGGTCAATCAAGTTTCCGATCTGCTGCGCGGCCTGGAAGCTGGTCCTTTTGCAGAGTTGGAAGTCCTTGAAATTCTGGTCCGCCGATGGAAACCCGTGGCAGACCGTTTGCGGCCGGATGATCGCATGGTCGCACACACCGGTTTCCTGGTTTTTGCTCGCTACATGGAGCCGCCCAAAGCCGCACCCAAACCAGAAACGGACGCGGAACCGAAAGTCGAAGCTGCCCCCCTCAGTCAAGACGCCGTGAAGCCTGAAGAGACATTGCCCCAGGCAGATGCTCTCCCGGAAAACACGCCGTCAGACATGGGTAAAACGAACACAGACGACGTTTAA